CGAGCCACGGATCTCCGATTCGATCTTCTCTCAGATCCACAACAGCATCGACGACATTCGGCTGGTCTCGCATCGTCGCTGCAATCTCTTCTAGCTCAATCCGATGCCCCCGCAATTTGATCTGAGCATCCAAGCGACCGAGGAATTCCAGGTTTCCGTCATTCAACCAGCGAACCTGATCACCCGTTCGATAGAGGCGGTCAGAAACTGTTTTTCCGAAGGGGTTTTCGACAAATTTTTCGGCCGTCAATTCTGGCCGATTCCAATAACCTTTCGCCAACCCGTCTCCCCCGAGGTACAACTCACCTTGTGCACCGATCGGAACCGGTCGTAAATCTCGATCAAGTACATACGCCTGTGTGTTCCCAATCGGTCGCCCGATCGGAACCGAACGAGCGGTCTCTGCTAAATCATGGGGAATCGTATAACAACAAGCAAACGTCGTACATTCCGTCGGTCCATAACCATTGACGAGAGTCTGCTCCGGAGACAAACGGGAAAGGGCCAAACGAACATGGTGAACAGATAGTGCCTCACCGCCGGTCAGAATCTGACTAACCCCCTGCAACGCTTCTGGCTGAGTCTCTATCACCTGATTAAATAGAGCGGTGGTCAACCAGATCGTACTGACCTGATGGCGAGCAATCAGCTGAGGTAACTGCTCCAAGTCAGGTGGCCCTGCAGGCGCGAGCACTAACCTCCCTCCGTGTAAGAGTGCTGCCCACAATTCAAAGGTTGAGGCATCAAAAGAAATCGTCGCGGCTTGCAGGACAGTTTCGCCAACACCAAATTCTGCGTAATCGACGCCAAACACGAGGCGAGCGATCGACCGATGCCGAATCATCACCCCTTTAGGTTTTCCAGTCGTGCCTGAGGTATACATCACGTAGGCAAGATCGTCAGCGGTCACCTCAACCTTAGGATTTAACGTGGATTGACCTTGAAATGAATCCGTCTCCAAATCAACCACATGCTTGACTTCTTCAGCCAAACGACGGCCGCCATCTCCCCAAGTCACCAAGACATCCGCTTCACCATCCCGCAACATGTAGTGCAAGCGATCATCCGGATAGTCGCCCCCCAACGGCAGATAGGTGGCGCCAGCCTTAAGAATACCCAATAGGCCAATGACCATTTCAAAACGGCGTTCAATGGAAAAGCCAACGAGATCGCCCTTTTCTACTCCCAGACTTTTCAGATGCCAGGCCAGTTGATTCGCTCGCTGATTCAGTTCCCGATAGGTCAACGATTGATCTTGGAACACCACGGCGACTGCATCCGGTCTCAATTCCGCTTGGAATTCGAACAACTCATGAACGGTTTTGTCACAAGGATAATCGGTTGAAGTATCATTCCAGTCGACGATCAACCGCTGTTGCTCAACCTCTTCCAGTAAAGGAATCTCAGCAAGAGTTCGATGGGGGTTATTGCTGAACTGGGTCAACAGATGCTGAACTTGGTTTGCCAAACGCTGTATCGCCACATGGTCATAGCGTTTTGGATCGCCTTCGACCTTCAGTAGGATCTCGGCGTCGTCAAAGCCACTGACCGTCAGTCCGTAATTCGTTTGTCCGTGAAGCTCGAATCTTCGCCGCTTCCAATCGCTGCCCCAAGATTGCACATGACTGGTCAATTCATATTTCTCGAAGACAACAAGGCTATCGAACAATTGCGTATCCGGAGAAACTCCAAAATACGATCGGATATCTGTAAGAGAATCCATTCCGTGATCGCGTAATTCAACCCACTTATTGCGTATCTCGCTCAACCATTCCAACAGATGATTCTGAAGATCCACCTTAACGGTCACCGGGATCGTGCTAATCAAAAGACCAACGGCATTAGCCAACTCCGGAGGTGCACCATAACGGCCGGCAGACGTTGCCCCAAAAACAACAACTTCTTGTTGCGTATAATGCCGCAACAGGATTGCCCAGGCACCTTGGAGCAATGTGTTAAGGGTCAAATGATTGTCCTTCGCGAGCGAGCGTAATCGACTACTCAACGTCGATGACAACCGATTTGAAACCTTACAAAAAAGTTCATTCTCGGTTTTACTTCTACCGCTCCCCAGGTCGATTTCGCATGGAAACTCACAGCCTGAAAAGGTTGCTTTCCAAAAACTCTCGTCAGCAGATGTCCGCCTACTTTGCAACCAACGAGAAAGATCCTGCAAAGAAGGTATCGCCAAAGAATCTGCCACATGCGTTGAACCGCCGCGTCTACCACGCCCATCGTAGAGGCGAAATAGATCACGCAATAAAATCAACCGCGAACGACCATCGAATAACGCATGATGAGAGGTCCAAACTAAACGATAGTGCTCGTCCTCAAAACGAAGTAAGGACAGACGTAAAGGAGGAGGCGTCGCTAGATCAAACCCACGCTTTCGTTCGTCACGGAGAAACGCTGAAAAACGACTTTGCTGTTTCTCTCCTGACCAATGACGCCAATCCTGCTCCTCCCAAGGAATAGAAATCTGACCGTGTACAACTTGAACCGGCATACCTGAGGAATCGTGTGCAAAACTCGTCCGCAAGACATCGTGTCGTTCTACAAGCTCTTTCCAGCTATCGAAAAACGCAACGGAATCGATCGGCTCCTCAAAATCGCAAACCATTATCTGGAGATAACTATGGTCACCATCTTTCAGACCATGGAATAGCATCGCCTCCTGTAATGGCGTAAGCGGGTGCGAACTTGGGCCTTCTTCCAAAGGATCCCTTGGCTGTCTTCTCAAATCACTCATGTTACCCGTGAAAAACGATCTGTCTTCTAAAGCCAATCGCACGACATTTTCGAATTCAACTCAGGCTCGAGCTGGTTCCAAATACCTGCCCTTTCTGTACCTGAGGCCGACAAAAATGTCGGCAGTGCGACAAACGAACGGACGAGGGGTTTCGTTCGACATTTCCGAACCTAAAACGGCCCAAAAAACCGCTCTAATCTTAGCTTACGACCGGCAATTCCCGTCTGCAAAAGCAGTGAATCTCGAAAGATTTACCCAAAAAAAACTAAACAAAACAGCCATTAACAAAACCACTTACAAAGTCACCATCTAGATCAACGTGAATGCTCACGGACACTGACTCCAATCTCATTACTTCAGCACCCGTACTCGTCATCGAAATACAAATCATCCATCCAAAACAGATCTTCACTCAAAGATCTCCCCAGCCTCTCGGCTTGTATTTGTCTTCAACCGATCGTTAGAATCCAGCTGTAAAAATCCTTGAACAGTGAAGGGCTGGCGAAAATACGTGCTTCGACTGAATGAACAACCTGTTTTACAAGGAGTCTGAATTTGACGCGATCAAAAAACAGGTATTCGGGTGTCGTGATTGGCCCTGTGATCATTGTTGTGGGCGTGCTGGCACTCTGGAAAAATGAGGGGCGTTTCGACTACGCACGCGCCGCACGAAACACCACCCCCATGAATGTTCCTGCCCCCAGTTTCAACAACAAACTTATCTCCTACACCGGTTCGATGGAAACCGACCTGAAAATTTCTGGTGAGTATGTGGAATCACTCATCGGCTACCTAAGCGTAAACCGCTCGGCAGAAATTTATGCTTGGGACCGAGACGAAGACAGCGATGGACACGTGACGTGGAACCTCAAGTGGATGACGCGGCTTGATCGCAACTCTCGAAACAACGATATTCAACAGCGTCTCTCATCAAAACAGTTCCGCCCAAAATCCTACAACGTTGGAAAAATCCAAATCAACGAGAAGTGGATTGAATTTGTTGACCCCCAAGAGACGATCTCCCTTTCCAGTCTGAAACTGACCGATACGGGTGAAAAGGACGGCTTGAAAAAACGTGACGAGTATCTGTATCTCGCGAAAAATCGTCCCCGAAAGCTCGGCGACGAACGGATTAGCTACCGAGGTCTTCGAGTCCCCCCGACCGCAACCTATTTTGGTGAATACAAAGATGGTCGTGGTGTCGCGTATCAAGCAGAGGTGAAAAGTGGCTTAGTTGATAGTCTAATCCAAGACACAGGCATCCTTCATTTCATTGTGGCGGGTGAGCGACCTGTTGCCTTGAAGACGATGCAAGCGCACCTAACGCGTCTGCGATGGATCGTCCGCGGAGGCGGTTTTTTAGGCATCAGCGTTGGATTCATGATCATGTTTAGTGCCGCCACCGGGTTTTTGTATCACGTGCCGGTGATTGGCGCGATTGCACAATGGGGAACGATGGCGATAAGCTTCATCCTCGGCGGTCTTTTGAGCATCATCGCGATCTCTTCCAGTTATTTGATCCACCATCCTCTCACGCTTGGCTTTACCGTTGCAGGATGCTGTCTTGTCTTCTGGTTAGCACGCAAACGAGCAACCCAATCACAAACGAATTTCAAACAAGCCCTCGACACAGATTTCGGACACACACTGAGCTCCACCGAGCTGGAAGAACTGGAATTCATTGAGTTGCTACGTGTTTGCTTTGCCGATAAGGAAGTGCATATCGATGAGCGGAAGTATCTCACCAAGTGGGCCAAACAGCATGGTTGGGACCGCGAAAAGATTGCTGAGATGGTGGCCAAGGCCAAGAGTGGTGACGAAGATCCAACCGAGCCAACCTACACGGACAAACACTTACGAAATCTGATTCGCTTGGCACTTGCGGATGGAAAGATCAAGCGTTTCGAACTAAACACTATTTCCAAAGCTGCAAGCGAGATTGGGTACAGCCGATCTGAATTACAGCGTACTATCCAGCAGGTCCGGACGTCAGGGCCCTTATCGTGATGCTTATCGCGAACGTGTCGACCCCACCGGCGACTTTTTCAAATCAAAAGGCCACCGAACCACCTAGGCTGTCAGCGGCTCAGAAGCATCGGGAACCATCGAGCTAACCAACCTCCGCGACCGACAAAACGCTTTTGCCTTCGGTTGTATGGAAATCAATTATCGCCTACATCCCAGGGTCGTACACACCTTGCCCCCGCGCCCGCCCCGCTTGTCTAACAAGCACGCAAACAATGTGGCATCAGCGGAAAAACTTCGTTCCTTGAAGCAGCGTTTCTTGAGAGCACCTGAGTTCGGCTCACTTCCTAAAAGTTGCACACTCAACACCGCTGCATAACCAATCGTTTCATCAAACAAGGTGTCGCATTGATGGGTTATCAGGCATGTAATGGCGCCTACTTTGCCAAAACCCACTTTGACTTGCAGCAGAAACGATGTTCCAAAACTTATTCGGATACGCAGGGCTTGCAAAAGAGCGGACAGATAGGTTCGACGGTCATATTCGATTCAGTGCCAAAGGGAATCCAGTTGCGGTTCAACCTTCATTGATGCCAGAGTCGCCGGATTAAATTAACGTCGAATATATCAACGGGGGCATACAACCAGCATATTGGGGGTCTGGCTGCCGGAAGCATTTTGCTCTTCGCCAACACCACGTCCATGTTGAAGATGCGGAACCCGAAAAAAGAAACGACGATATTTATTTGATTATCATCCATGCGAAAGGCTACAAAGTGCGATATTGTGTAGGCATCACCAGCTATCGGTGTCTTACCGACTAAGGCAAAACCCGAATCCAAATCCCGTGTTAGACATCAGCGCTCGCCTCGATCACACATCCCCAAATCGGCTCTTACACCTCCTGCCACATGTGCAGACAAAAAATCAAACGCTCACCTCGCTCCTCAAGCCGGAACTGTCCATCAAACTCACCAGGCCCCACCAACGCCTTCTCCAAGCCGCTCGTAATCAGAGGCCACTGCGAACCCTATTCGACCAGGGCGGCGAAATAGGCACCACATTGACCGCTATGCTGACCGATGGTCTGTTCACCATCGGGCCCCCCGCTCCTCCGTTGCCGTCAGATCCAAAAGAGAAATGGCTGGTGCTCGCTCCCCGCCTCGACGATGCCGCCTTATCCGTGGGGGGCGTGCTGCTCCAACGCTCCAACAACGTAGAACTCGTCATAAGTAGCTTCACATCGACATATCGCTACTCGGATTCCATTCTTCGTGGAAATAAAGGAGCGGTCACGCGTTTGCGTCACCAAGAGGAAGAACTTTTTTGCAACATGGTGGGAGCCCGTAAAGTCGATGGAGGACTCGACGATGCCGACATTCGAGTCGACGGGGTCGAACCATTTCGCCCGCCCACAGCCCATGAACTGGATCTCTATCGAGATCTAGCTGATCGACTGTTCCACAAAGAGAAGCCTGGTCGCATCTATGCCCCCATGGGTGTTGGGGGCCATGCGAATCACGTGTCACTGCACGTCGCGATCATAGAACTCATCGCGGCGTGGCGTTCTACCAACCCAGCCGTTCGCGTCTTCATTTATGAAGATCTGCCCTATGCATCCATTTCCCCCTGCCAAATTTTGGATGGAGTTCGTCGTCTAAAAGAATCGCAGCGAGTGGCTCCCGTATTTGAAGACATCACCGAAATATTGCCAGATAAACTCTGGTCCATCGGAATCTATCAATCCCAGACAGTACCGACCTTTCAAGAATGCACGAACAGACATGCGAAAAACATGGGGCAGGAAATGAGCCCCGGAAGCGATCGCCACGCAGAGCGATTATGGGAACTGGACCCAGCAACCTAGAGCCGAAAGATCACATCACGTGGCAGACGGCCAGAATAGCGAATGCAGCAGAGATTGGAGCCAAAAGCGAGGAACATCGAGCGAGCTGAAAGTGAATATCAAATATGCTTTCTGAGCTAGAAAATCCAAGACCAAAAGGTGTGTATTCCCGCTCCACACCCTTGGTCGGTTACCTGCCTCGCAGATCTTCAGGAAGCAGCAGAATCGCTTCAATCAGCCAGGAATCTAGCGGCTAATCGAATCAAACCATCGGTTAAATTTCTCGTTAGCCCTCCGAATTCGAGACAAGTGTTACTGATATCTTTGCGTGTCACAAGTTTTCAACCTAGGATCTGGACCGAACTATTTAGCGGGTCAGTTTCGGATTGCACGGCGCCAGCCAAGCCAACACAAAAGGCCGAGGATCAGGCTAGCCAATATCGGTGACAGGTTAGGAGCAACTTTTCCTCCCGGCAGCGGATCCAAATCCCAATCGCGTGTCTGCCTCAGCAACCAGTCGAGCGCTTGATACCGACCCAAAGCGACCGTCCAACAATCGTGGCGATCAGAATGGATTAAAGTCAGATGGGCCCGGCCCCCTTCCGCGTTGATATTTCTGATCATTTGGGCGACTGACTTCACGGAGTCGGCACCATCTGCGCTCGACTGAAATGCCCAGACAGGGGTCCGGACTAGCGTTCGGGCATCATCCCCCACCATCGTGGTCGCCAATGGAAGCATTGCGGCGAAACGCCCCGGATGGCGCCGTGCCAACTCCCAACACCCACTCGCGCCAGCAGAAATCCCGCAGAGATAAACACGATCATGATCAATAGCAAAACGTTCCACGGCATCTTCGATGATTGCCATCAGGCATTCCAAAGGGTCCGAATTGCCTGACGTCGTCAACCAACGGGGTTCAGCCTGCGGTCTTTGCAGCGCCAAAATGTACGCCGGCAGGTGATCCTGAACAATCAGCTCTAGCCAAGCAAGCTGGTCTTTATTGTTGCAGCCAGCCTCGCCATAACCGTGGAGCCAGACGATTAACGGCATGAGCTGTTTAGCCTTTGGCCTAAAAAGCCGAAAACGAACCGACTCACCCCCAACAAGGCAATGTTGGACGTGAAATTTCTCGATCACTTCTGATTTTGGCGTAGTTCCCAACATGGCGGCGAGACAAACAATCATCGCTTTGGACACCATTTTCATCCACCTTTATTTTCATCCACCTTCAGGGAGGGGAAATTTCTTTTCACGACAGACGTCCTGCCGAAGTCATTTCATCAACTCCGCCATGTCATGGAAGGTGCAGTGAAGAAATAACAGGGAACGCTTGCCGAACATCCATACGATTTCCAAACCGTCGATGCACTTCCGCGTCGACTTCAAAATCTTTTGCCTGCACCGATCCGTCGCAAAGTACAACCTGCCATACATAAGGATGTGCACTGCCAAATCGATTTTTGCAGTCTTGACCGTGAGCATCGCGAACCGGAATGGCCGCAGTCGAGCGGCAATTGTCGTTGTTGAATCCGGCGTACAACGTCTCATTGTCTCCCCAATCCTTCCCACTCAAATATTGATTGGAGTCAACATATTTCTCTGCAATCAGATAGGTCTTTGACATTCCGTCAAGAAGGTCGCGAGGCCGAACACGACTACGTCCAAAGACGACCCCCGTGTAACGTCGCGTATCAGGCCAAACAAACGTCGCCCGATCGCCTTGAGCAAGTGATTGGGGGCCGCTCCACTTCCAATCGAATTCGACAGTCGGTCCATCCCCTGCATTGGCCGCGTAATCGGTTTTTGCTGCCAATGTGAACGGTTTCGAGACCCGTCCCCCAAGGGTCAGTGGCCTCTGATTGGCGCGATAGGGGTAAGCACAAACAGCCCGACGAGTGGGACAATGGAAAACCGTCAACGGCCGCGAACAACGCTTTGCCAGCGCCTTCCAGCGTTCGATTCCTTGCAAGCGAGCACCTTGCCGTCGCAAATCACTTTCATGCAAATAGTCCAACAAGTTGAAGGCCCAACTGCCGGGCTGACGTGAATCCGTACCCCGTTCTGGTTCGCCGATCCAATCAAAATGCCAACCGCCTGAAGGGAAATACCCTTTCACTGCTTGATGCGCATTCATTGCCAGTCCAATTTGTCGAAGATTGGTCGAACATTGAGTTCGACGGGCAGATTCTCTGACCGCCTGGAGCGCAGGCAACAACAACTGCAATAGCAGCGCCAAAATCGCCACGACAGCAAGCAAATCCAAGATGGTTTGTCCGAGATCATTTCGTGCACCTTTTTTCCGAATTCGCATCAAAATTCGCCTTTCTACTGTCTGTCTTCCAACCTGCCAGATTGGTCAAAGCGAGACACGATATCGACCGACCTTGGAAATCGTCAAACACTCATCAAGACACTCCTGCTTCCGCTTTCGAGCAACTTTTCTCTCTATTCCCCCAACCCGAGTGTCCGGTTGAACGCTTGGTTTTCGACTTATGGAATAGACAAGCAGATTTTGGCTTTATTGTCATGGAGGATTATCCGGCATGCATGGAACATTCATTCAGGACGATCACGGAAACATTTCAAACCGAATCCAACAGGTCAGCCACCAATTGACAAGTTGCAAGACCATTCCTGAGATCAAGCAAATCCGAGATACGGCAGAACAACTGCGAGTTGATGCGCAACAACGCGACTTGGGTCTTAAGCTTCAAAACCGTGCCACGGAGCTCAAGATTCAGGCTGAGCGAAAATTGGGCAAATCTCTTGCTGAGATGAAACTGCGTGGCGGTGATCGGAAAACGGGGCGCGAGACCATCCGCCTGAAAGATCTCGGCATTGATAAGAATCAATCGGCCCGTTGGCAGCAATCGGCATCGGTTCCCGAGTCGAAATTTCGTGCTTACGTGCAACAAACACAGACCGCGGGCAAGGAACTCTCCTCCGCGGGAATGTTGCGACTGGCAAAACAATGCCGAATCGAGCAGTCATCCATGGCCTGCGAGTCGAACAGCCGAAACAATCTCTCTGCTTCCTCGAGTTCACCGCCGATCTCCATGCCACTCCGCCCGCCACAGCATCTGCCTTCGCGCGATTTTTCTGACCTGATTGATGAAGGAAAAAATCACGTCAATACTCTGACCGGTTTACTCGAACAACTCTGCGAACGGGCAGGTTTTGCCGCCGACACGGGTGAAAGTCGCGCCTGTCGGCGTTACCTGCAAGAGATCAGTCTACATTTCGATTATTTAATGGTGGAAATGCAGCAACTCGCCAAGGAACGTCGTTTTTTGACCTCCGGAATCCCGTCCAATTTTTGAACGAAGCTTTGAATCCCACTGTAACTCATCCGTCCCTTTCCTAGCACCTTCTTCTCCTTTGAATCCGAAAGGCGCTCCACATGATTATCGTGCTTACTTTGGCCACCGTGACACTCGCAAGTCTAACCAGCCTTCACCAACGACTCATCTGCCTACCATTCTCTCCGTGCAACCCCGCACAAATGGAACTGAAAGTGGGTTCGGTCCAGGGAAGTTGCTGTCAACCTGGTCGCCGTTGGGGCTGTGAACCTCGTAATTTTGAACAATCGGGCTGCGCTCCAATTCTTGGGCCCGCGATTCGATGTACGAGTCGTGACTGGACAGTTGTTCGTTGCTCGTCGGCAACCTGCACCAAAACAAATCCTGAACACACTTGTGAAGTCGACATTCGTCGGGTGGCCCAAAATCGCTGTCGCCCCACAGGTAATCGCACCACCGTGGGTTGCCCGGACGAACAATGGCAATGCGAAATTCTTAAAAGGGACTACACGGAAAGTAACAGTCCCACCGTAGATGTTCTGGTTTGCGATTTAGAACTTTCAACTCCGTGCGGCGTCAAATACAGCCATTGTGACTAGGAGATAACACACGTGCGCCACCGTAGCCTTCAATTCGTCTTGCTCGGCGCAGCCTCGGCTGTGTGCCAGTCTGCGTCTTCCGCAACGATCAGCTCGGACAGCACGATCGACGCCCTAATAGCCCGTGCGCGGTCGATTTACAGCGTTCGTGTTGACTTCACTCTCACCACGAAAAGCCAGAATGAGGAAACGCAAAACCAATATCGTTTTTCTCAGGCT
This DNA window, taken from Pirellulaceae bacterium, encodes the following:
- a CDS encoding amino acid adenylation domain-containing protein, which gives rise to MRLALEDRSFFTGNMSDLRRQPRDPLEEGPSSHPLTPLQEAMLFHGLKDGDHSYLQIMVCDFEEPIDSVAFFDSWKELVERHDVLRTSFAHDSSGMPVQVVHGQISIPWEEQDWRHWSGEKQQSRFSAFLRDERKRGFDLATPPPLRLSLLRFEDEHYRLVWTSHHALFDGRSRLILLRDLFRLYDGRGRRGGSTHVADSLAIPSLQDLSRWLQSRRTSADESFWKATFSGCEFPCEIDLGSGRSKTENELFCKVSNRLSSTLSSRLRSLAKDNHLTLNTLLQGAWAILLRHYTQQEVVVFGATSAGRYGAPPELANAVGLLISTIPVTVKVDLQNHLLEWLSEIRNKWVELRDHGMDSLTDIRSYFGVSPDTQLFDSLVVFEKYELTSHVQSWGSDWKRRRFELHGQTNYGLTVSGFDDAEILLKVEGDPKRYDHVAIQRLANQVQHLLTQFSNNPHRTLAEIPLLEEVEQQRLIVDWNDTSTDYPCDKTVHELFEFQAELRPDAVAVVFQDQSLTYRELNQRANQLAWHLKSLGVEKGDLVGFSIERRFEMVIGLLGILKAGATYLPLGGDYPDDRLHYMLRDGEADVLVTWGDGGRRLAEEVKHVVDLETDSFQGQSTLNPKVEVTADDLAYVMYTSGTTGKPKGVMIRHRSIARLVFGVDYAEFGVGETVLQAATISFDASTFELWAALLHGGRLVLAPAGPPDLEQLPQLIARHQVSTIWLTTALFNQVIETQPEALQGVSQILTGGEALSVHHVRLALSRLSPEQTLVNGYGPTECTTFACCYTIPHDLAETARSVPIGRPIGNTQAYVLDRDLRPVPIGAQGELYLGGDGLAKGYWNRPELTAEKFVENPFGKTVSDRLYRTGDQVRWLNDGNLEFLGRLDAQIKLRGHRIELEEIAATMRDQPNVVDAVVDLREDRIGDPWLVAYYVAADIHETTELELRREIEQLLPRYMLPAVYVPLPSLPLTTNGKVDRRGLPAPDNSRLLAESGFVKPSTSTERRMAEIWCEVLGIEEVG
- a CDS encoding TMEM43 family protein; amino-acid sequence: MTRSKNRYSGVVIGPVIIVVGVLALWKNEGRFDYARAARNTTPMNVPAPSFNNKLISYTGSMETDLKISGEYVESLIGYLSVNRSAEIYAWDRDEDSDGHVTWNLKWMTRLDRNSRNNDIQQRLSSKQFRPKSYNVGKIQINEKWIEFVDPQETISLSSLKLTDTGEKDGLKKRDEYLYLAKNRPRKLGDERISYRGLRVPPTATYFGEYKDGRGVAYQAEVKSGLVDSLIQDTGILHFIVAGERPVALKTMQAHLTRLRWIVRGGGFLGISVGFMIMFSAATGFLYHVPVIGAIAQWGTMAISFILGGLLSIIAISSSYLIHHPLTLGFTVAGCCLVFWLARKRATQSQTNFKQALDTDFGHTLSSTELEELEFIELLRVCFADKEVHIDERKYLTKWAKQHGWDREKIAEMVAKAKSGDEDPTEPTYTDKHLRNLIRLALADGKIKRFELNTISKAASEIGYSRSELQRTIQQVRTSGPLS
- a CDS encoding PIG-L family deacetylase — encoded protein: MLDISARLDHTSPNRLLHLLPHVQTKNQTLTSLLKPELSIKLTRPHQRLLQAARNQRPLRTLFDQGGEIGTTLTAMLTDGLFTIGPPAPPLPSDPKEKWLVLAPRLDDAALSVGGVLLQRSNNVELVISSFTSTYRYSDSILRGNKGAVTRLRHQEEELFCNMVGARKVDGGLDDADIRVDGVEPFRPPTAHELDLYRDLADRLFHKEKPGRIYAPMGVGGHANHVSLHVAIIELIAAWRSTNPAVRVFIYEDLPYASISPCQILDGVRRLKESQRVAPVFEDITEILPDKLWSIGIYQSQTVPTFQECTNRHAKNMGQEMSPGSDRHAERLWELDPAT
- a CDS encoding DUF1559 domain-containing protein, whose translation is MRIRKKGARNDLGQTILDLLAVVAILALLLQLLLPALQAVRESARRTQCSTNLRQIGLAMNAHQAVKGYFPSGGWHFDWIGEPERGTDSRQPGSWAFNLLDYLHESDLRRQGARLQGIERWKALAKRCSRPLTVFHCPTRRAVCAYPYRANQRPLTLGGRVSKPFTLAAKTDYAANAGDGPTVEFDWKWSGPQSLAQGDRATFVWPDTRRYTGVVFGRSRVRPRDLLDGMSKTYLIAEKYVDSNQYLSGKDWGDNETLYAGFNNDNCRSTAAIPVRDAHGQDCKNRFGSAHPYVWQVVLCDGSVQAKDFEVDAEVHRRFGNRMDVRQAFPVISSLHLP